tcaggagatcgcctccggcaccctgccggagaggggaatcatcacccggaggactctacatcaccatgatcgcctctggactgatgtgtgagtagttcatccttggactatgggtccatagcagtagctagatggttgtcttctcctcttgtgctatcatgttagatcttgttagctgcctatcatgatcaagatcatctatttgtaatgctacatgttgtgtttgttgggatccgattaatatggaatactatgtcaagttgattatcaatctatcatatatgtgttgtttatgatcttgcatgctcttcgttgctagtagaggctctggacaagttaatacttgtgactccaagagggagtatttatgctcgatagtgggttcatgcctccattgaatctgggacagtgaccgaaagttctaaggttatagatgtgatgttgccactagggataaaacaacaatgctttgtctaaggatatttgtattttttacattacgcacagtacttaatgcaattgtctgttttttgcaacttaatactggaaggggtgcggatgctaacccgaaggtggactttttaggcatagatgcatgctggatagcggtctatgttctttgtcgtaatcccctaagtaaatctcatattagtcatcatgatatgtatgtgcattattataccctctctatttgttaattgcccaactgtaatttgttcacccaacatgctatttatcttataggagagacaccactagtgaactgtggaccccggtccagtcttttacatctgaatataatctactgcaatcattgttctctgctgttctttgcaaacaaatatcattctccacaccatacatttaatcctttgtttacagcaagccggtgagattgacaacctcactgttaagttgggcaaagtattttgattgtgttgtgcacgttccacgttggcgccggaatccctggtgttgcgccgcactacactccttcaccgacaaccttcatgtggccttcatctcctactggttcgataaccttggtttctttctgagggaaaacttgctgttgtgcgcatcacaccttcctcttggggttcccaacggacgtgtgcatcacgcgccatcaagactgttttctggcgccgttgccggggagatcaagatacgcttcaaggggagtctcccacatccaatttctttactttgtttattgtcttgctttactttattttattttctgtcttgtttgctttctttatatcaaaaacacaaaaaaaatttagttacttgttttactttacttaatttagtttgctttacttatttttattattgttaaaatgaatagtcctaagaacactaagttgtgtgacttcactagcataaataataatgatttcatatgcacacctattgctccacctgctactacagtagaattttatgaaattaaacctgctttactaaatcttgttatgagagagcaattttctggtgttagtactgatgatgctgctgcccatcttaataattttgttgaactttgtgaaatgcaaaagtataaggatgtggatggggacattataaaactgaaattgtctcctttctccttaagaggaagagctaaagattggttgctatctttgcctaagaatagtattgattcatggactaaatgtaaagatgctttcattggtagatattatcctcctgctaaaattatatctttgagaagtagaataatgaattttaagcaattggataatgaacatgttgcccaagcatgggaaataatgaaatctttggtaaagaattgccctacccatggactaactacttggatgatcatccaaaccttttatgcaggattgaatttttcttcgaggaacctattggattcagctgctggaggtacttttatgtccatcactttgggtgccgcgacaaagcttcttgataatatgatgatcaactactctgaatggcacactgaaaggactccacaaggtaagaaggtaaattctgttgaagaaacctcctccttgagtgatatgaTTGATGTtactatgtctatgcttgttaatggtagatctaatgttgatcctaataatgttcctttagcttcattggttgctcaagaagagcatgttgatgtgaacttcattaaaaataataatttcaacaacaatgcttataggaataattttggtaataactataggccatatccttctaataatggtaatggttatgctaattcttacaacaatagtaggagtgtaccctctagtcttgaagtcatgctgaaAGAATTTATtattacacaaactgcttttaacaaatctgttgaagaaaagctgggtaaaattgatgttcttgcttctaaggttgatagtcttgctgctgatgttgatcttttaaaactgaaagttatgcctaatgaaactaaagatattaagtcatttgctacagcaaatgctatccaagttctaattaatgaaaatattagattgatggctgaattgcatgctaggtgggaaagagaagaagaacttgctaaagagaataatgtagctaaactttggactattaccaccactagtaatgttgatgcttcacatgtttctaaacctcctactatcaatggtaaaataattgttgTTGTCAAAGTTTCTACTCCcaatacaaagcgtgcaaaactgcctgaaactgctgaaactattgaaactgtttgtgataaaagtgctgaaatttttcagaatattggggacaatgatcccattgctttagatcataatggtttagattttgataattttcatatctctgaagttattaagttcttgcaaaaacttgctataagtcctaatgctagtgctataaatttggcctttacaaaacatattacaaatgctctcattaaagctagagaagagaaattaaaacttgaaacttctattcctaggaagttggaagatggttgggagcccatcattaaaatcaaggtcaatgatttttattctaatgctttatgtgatcttggtgcaagtatttctgttatgcctaagaaactctatgatatgcttgacttgccaccattgaaaaattgttatttggatgttaatcttgctgataattctataaagaaacctttggggaggattgataatgttcacattacggttaacaataaccttgtccccgttgattttgttgtcttggatattgaatgcaatgcatcttgtcctattattttgggaagaccctttcttcgaactgttggtgttattattgatatgaaggaagggaatattaagtatcaattccctcttaagaaaggtatggaacacatccctagaaaaagaataaagttgccttttgattctattattagaacaaattatgatgttgatgcttcatctcttgataatacttgatttacactttctgcgcctagctgaaaggcgttaaagaaaagcgcttatgggagacaacccattattttaattctgtaatttttgttttatatttgtgtcttggaagttgttactactgtcgaaacctctccttatcttgactttattgcattgttgtgccaagtaaagtctttgatagtaaggttgatactagatttggatttctgcgaagaaacagatttcttgttgtcacgaatttgagtagatctctctgtaggaaactcagaaacatctgcgaaaaatcatgagtaatcctcagatatgtacgcaactttcattcaatttgagcttcttcatatgagcatgttaagtgcctctacaaaattcgtatttacggactgttctgttttgacagattctgccttttatttcacattgcctcctttactgtgtttgaatggatttctttgctccattaactttcagtagctttgggcaatgtccagaagtgttaggaatgattgtgtcctctctgaacatgtgaatttttgactatgcactaaccctctaatgagattgttttgagtttggtgtggaggaagttttcaagggtcaagagaggaggatgatataatatgatcaagaagagtgaaaagtctaagcttggggattcccccgtggttcatccctgcatatttcaagaagactcaagcatctaatcttggggatgcccaaggcatccccttcttcatcgacaacttatcaggtcacctctagtgaaactatattttattccgtcacatcttatgtgctttacttggagcgtctgtatgtttttatttttgtttgaataaactcggatcctagcattccttgtgtgggagaaagacacgctccgcttgttcatatgaacacttgtgttcttagctttacttttaatgttcatggtgaaggttaaaaaccgcttcgttcattgctatttggttggaaacagaaaatgcttcatgtggtaattggtatattatcttgaataatttgatacttggcaattgttttgagctctcaaatagatcatgtttaagctcttgcatcatgtagtttgaacctattagtggagaattactgtagagcttgttgaaatttggttcgcatgattggtctctctaaagtctagatattttctggtaaaagtgtttgaacaacaaggaagacagtgtagagtcttataatgcttgcaatatattcttatgtaagttttgatgtaccggttcatacttgtgtttgcttcaaacaaccttgctagccaaagccttgtactgagagggaatgcttctcgtgcatccaaaaccttgagccaaaacctatgccatttgtgtccaccataactacctactatgtggtatttctctgccattccagtaaattgcttgcgtgctacctttaaaacttcattccttgtctttgcaatatatagctcatgggaaagtagcctaaaaactattgtggtaaagaatatgtagcttatgtatcttatttcttataagttgcttgttgagtggtaaccatgtttctggggatgccatcaactatcacacttttgttgaatatcatgtgagttgctatgcatgtttgtcttgtctgaagtaagggtgatttgccatgagttgaatggtttgagtatgcatattgttacagaagaacattgggccaccaaccaaagccatgtatcatggtggaagttttagtttggacattaatcctcaatctcttatgagaatattatctgttgttgaatgcttaagcattaaagaggtgtccattatctgttttctatgttgtctcggtatggatgtcctcgagttgagatctatcaaaaacgagaaatcaaatgcgatctatctccttggacctttgtacaggtggcatagaggtacccctttgtgacacttggttgaaacatatgtaatgcaatgataatccatggaaatccgagctaattaggacaaggtgcgagcactattggtattcgatgcatgaggcttgcaacttataggatgttttatgcataacacatatgaattattactaccgttgacaaaattgtttccatgttttcaaaataaaaagctctagcacataagtaatccctgcttccctctgcgaatggcctttcttttacttttatgttgagtcagtttacctacttctttctatcttagaagcaaacacttgtgtcaactgtgtgcattgattcttacatacttgcttatttgcactcatcatattactttgtgttgacaattatccatgagatatacatgttgaagttgaaagcaactgctgaaacttatatcttcctttatgttgcttcaaaaccttctattaagaatttattgctttatgagttaactcttatgcaagacttattgatgcttgtcttgaaagtactattcatgaaaagtctttgctatatgattcagttgtttagtcattgtctttaccattgctttgaatcacttcattcatctcatatgctttacaatagtattgatcaagattaatgatagtagcatgtcacttcagaaattatccttgttatcgtttacctactcgagggcgagtaggaactaagcttggggatgcttgatacgtctcaaacgtatctataatttcttatgttccatgctagttttatgacaatactcacatgttttatatacactttatatcattttgatgcattttccggcactaacctattaacaagatgccgaagcgccagttcctgtttcctgctatttttggtttcagaaatcctacacaggaaatattctcggaattgcacgaaataaaagcccacggtcttattttccacggagccttccagaagtccgaagaggagacgaagaggagccgaggtggccccacaccacctggcggcgcggccaaaaggggggcgcgccgccctatgggtgggcccctcgagcgtcccccgactctgccccttcgcctatatattctctccgtcgcgaaaaccctattaccgagagccacgatacgagaaaagttccagagacgccgccgccgccaatcccatctcgggggattcaggagatcgcctccggcactctgtcggagagaggaatcatcacccggaggactctacatcaccatgatcgcctccggactgatgcgtgagtagttcatccttggtctatgggtccatagcagtagctagatggttgtcttctcctcttgtgctatcatgtttagatcttgtgagctgcctatcatgatcaagatcatctatttgtaatgctacatgttgtgtttgttgggatccgatgaatatggaatactatgtcaagttgattattgatctatcatatatgtgttgtttatgatcttgcatgctctccgttgctagtagaggctctggccaagttgatacttgtgactccaagagggagtatttatgctcgatagtgggttcatgcctccattgaatgcaggacgatgtgagaaagttctaaggttatggatgtgttgttaccactagggaaaaaacaacaatgctttgtctaaggatatttgtattgtttacattacgcacagtacttaatgcaattgtctgttgtttgcaacttaatactggaaggggtgcggatggtaACCCgacggtggactttttaggcatagatgcatgctggatagcggtctatgttctttgtcgtaatgccctaagtaaatctcatattagtcatcatgatatgtatgtgcattgtcatgccctctctatttgtcaattgcccaactgtaatttgttcacccaacatgctatttatcttattggagagacaccactagtgaaatgtggaccccggtccatttttttacatctgaatacaatctactgcaatcattgttctctgctgttctttgcaaacaaacatcattctccacaccatacgtttaatcctttgtttacagcaagccggtgagattgacaacctcactgttaagttggggcaaagtattttgattgtgttgtgcaggttccatgttggcgccggaatccctggtgttgcgtcgcactacacgccttcaccaacaaccttcatgtggccttcatctcctactggttcgataaccttggtttctttctgagggaaaacttgctgttgtgcgcatcacaccttcctcttggggttcccaacggacgtgtgcatcacgcgccatcaatttcaactctcatagatcagttttcacatactctacatgtttGTGTAAAAATATCCCatggttactttgtgtgatcatggTCTAGCTTGAATAATGGCTCTAGGGCTATTTCTAGTactttgatattgtccaaaagtaTTATTTAAACTTATGAGAGGTttcccctcatttaaatcttgtctcaagtaacaCAACATGAGTTAGTGATCATGGTCTACATCATCTCATGATTGAATTACTTGATGATGTTAAATAATGATAAAGGTAGTGTTAAATTGAATGAGgtactttacctcatttaaatcattttcctaaaatgataatgatgaatggttgaccttggtcaacatggattcATGCACGAGTTGTTgggggaaattaaatcttaacaagattcaatgagaggaaattatttcctcaaagaacAAAAGAGAAGCACTAGTTAataattgtaatgagaggaaattatttttcttaaaggaAGAAAACAAATTCAACCAACATGTTATGTTTGTGATGAtgctagaatagtttgtgtgaacccctttgtgtgcttagtctagctcttaaaccttgtttggtgattgtgatctcgtatccgtttttagatgctagtaccgaggagtaccaggaggaggaggtctacttccaggaagaggaagaccactttgatcagtacaccaaccaaggcaagctaatattcttgcaagtgcaaagctctatctGAGCAAGGCAACATTATCTTTACTTTATgtgcaatgatcccatcccaagttttgcccttacaagtttttaatgtgtttatcaaagcttccttttatagttaacttagatagtccacttctattacgcttccgctctgtaatgtgttcgttgatcattagatcaactatttttgtaatattggatcatgtgatctaaatttgtaagacgactatggtttgtaatgaatgatgacttatgatatcaactgttatgtctcgcaacaacaatcttcctgggattacgacgtatggcataataggcatctggacttaaaaacccgggtgttgacaagttacaagcatttacttggacaaagcatctactagcaacgaagagcatgcaagatcatgaataacatatgacaagtatataatcgatgtcaacatagtattcaatattcatcgaatcccagcaaacacaacatgtagcattacataaagatgatcttgatcatgataggcagctcacaagatctaaacatgaggcacaaattggagaagacaaccatctagctactgctatggacccgtagtccaggatgaactactcacgcatcacttcggaggcgggcatggagatgtagaggcctccgatgATGATctacctctccggcagggtgccgggaagagcttcagaaccctcccgagctaggatcggcgagacggaacttttcgtggatggaggctcgggtatttaggtttttcccgacatcgtgaataaataggcggaagggcgaggtcggtggacgcCTAGGGGGTCCACACCACCCCATGGCATGGCCAGGGGATGGGCCGCGCCAAGGCCAAGGGTGGCCACCCTATGgagcctcttcgtctctcctctggactccgtcttcgttacggtaaaataagaACTTCggtttttgtttcatccaattccgataatatttcctgtacaactattctgaaatacaaaacagcagaaaacatggaactgacactgtggcatcttgtcaataggttagtgccggaaaatgtataaaagtgcaatgaagtcTAAACAGAACATATaggaattggtgtaaaataagcatggagcatcaaaaattatagatacgtttgcaacgtatcaccgGTCCAgccgacctagggtttcccccggtcctCAACACGACCAGCCTAAAGGGCCAAAACCCAGATCCATGGACCCAGCCAAGGCCGCGCCGGGCGGCACCCCAGCCGCCGGCCAAGCACCGGCGAGGCTGAGCTAGAGAGGGAGACGGGGGAGGAGGGCTACCGAGCATCCAGAGGCGGAGGCCATGCCCCCCACACATGACAGTCAGCCTCCATGCCACCGCGCCAGGGGGTCCGCGTGCAGATCCCCGCCGCCCCATCGCCAGCTCTGTTGGGCTTCGTCGGCAGTAGCCTCAGGGGATGGAGAGGGGAGGGACTGGAGGTGGGGGGGAGGCAGCGGTGGGGGTTAGCATTCGCCCCCTCGGTCGCCCAGAGGAGACGACGCGAGGGGGTACGCGAGGGTCGGATGGACTTGGTGAAATGCCATTACTATCACGACAGAATGCAGCAGCAACTCTGTGATCATCATTTTTTGCCGACAATATAAGAAACTCTGCGATCATCATGTTCGGCCCCTCGGTATTGCATGTGGCCCAGAAATCATCATGTCGTCTTGTGCATAGTGGAATACTCATGATGACCAATGCGTCCATTGGCAAGAAAAACTCTGGGATGACTTCCTCCTTCCAGGTCGCTGTTGTTTCATCAATGGGGTGGGTTTTGTTTCACTGAAACAATGGGTCTCATGTTAGTATCCCTAGGAAGCCAATTGTGCTCCCAAATCTTGGTCGATCTCCCATCGCCAATACGCTGAATCAATCCTTGGTTCAAAACATTCCTCTCCTCAATGATTGATCGCCATATTTTAGAAGGGTGAGATCCTAACTCGGCTTCCACATTTGGGAAGTAGATGGCATTGAGAAGATAAGTTTAGTTCCTGTAATATTCTCCAAGATTGTCTAGCAAGGAGACGCCTCCATTGCTAGTTCCTTAGGCATGATCAGAAGTGGGCCTCTGAGAAATTATTAGTGGACATGGGTTTGGGCTGGGCCAATCCGGATTGGGCTTTCAGGTTGTTGACTCGATGGCTTTTCGCTTGCTTTAGGGCCGGGTACACAACTCGTAGACTAGAGTAGAGAGGGTTTCTCGGAGTTGGAGAGCGGCGagacatggcggcggcggcgacgacggcgaaggAGGTGGAGAAGAAGATGGAGCTTATGAAGGAGGTACTGCTGGATTCCCCACTGCTACTCCACGTTCTTCGCCTTGCATCTCTTTTTCTTTCGATTTGTTTGACACTAAAAGAGACTTCCGCGTGTATTATTCGGTTCGATTTGTGAAGATTCGAGCACACGAGGTGGCGATCGGCGAGCTCAACAACCTGCCTCCCTCCCGGGTAAGCCTCTCCCCTTTACCTCGCCACATCTTTGATAGGTTGAATTTTTTGGGATAAATCTCTTCATCGATTTGGCAATTCCTACGATGATAGCAATGAACAACTCGGCTGTGGTAATGTGATAACTCGATATTCCTCAAAAAATGTGATAGATTGATTAAGTAGCAACACAACTGACCATAGGAGAGAATACCAGTAGCAATTCACCCATTCACAAATATGCAGGCCGCATACCAGAAGACCTGCAACATCTTCTTCCGCAAGAACACCAAATCGGCGGTCACGTCTGAACAGAGTATGGTGCTATTCGTGTTTCAcccctttcttcttcttttttgctGCTGTTCTCTGCTTCTATGCCTGTTTTATGCTGTTGCTGTGCTAACATGATTCCTCACTGTTAATTCTTAGAGCAACTTGATATGGCGAAAGCTCAGCTTCAGAAGCTGGATCAAGCCTGACGTTTTGCTGCAAAAAAAATAGCTCTACAGCACATCCAAGGGTTGCATACTCCTTTGAAAGTGCAACATGCTACTTCAAACCCCTCTGCAGATCATCTCATCAAGTTAGGATAGAGAGCCAGACAATGTACTGTACAACTTATAAGTCTTATAGTGCCATTCTGGGTAATGCTACAAGCCGGTTGCTTGTTAGGAGTGTGAGACGAATCCGTTGTTGCCTATGGAGGATGTGTAAGGAACGTTGGTAGTGCCATTGTGCTATGATTTGAGAATTCATATAGTTTTTGTCAGTTGCGATGACATGATTGCAGTGGAGCGGGATACAAAGTTGTTAGTGCTGTTAACTATGTTTCATTGCATCATTCAAATTATGGTGCATTGCTTCTGT
This region of Lolium perenne isolate Kyuss_39 chromosome 2, Kyuss_2.0, whole genome shotgun sequence genomic DNA includes:
- the LOC139836045 gene encoding uncharacterized protein, encoding MAAAATTAKEVEKKMELMKEIRAHEVAIGELNNLPPSRAAYQKTCNIFFRKNTKSAVTSEQKQLDMAKAQLQKLDQA